AGGTAACAGTTTCGAAGATTTCTACCTCAAACGAGAGTTACTGATGGGAATCTTCGAAGCGGGATTTGAAAAGCCCTCGCCAATTCAGGAAGAGGCCATACCGGTAGCCATCGCAGGAAGAGATATACTAGCAAGAGCAAAGAACGGGACTGGAAAAACGGCGGCATTTGTCGTTCCGACCTTAGAAAAGGTCAAACCAGGTGTTAATAAAATTCAAGCACTTATCATGGTTCCAACAAGAGAATTGGCATTGCAAACATCTCAGGTTGTACGTACTTTGGGTAAACATTGTGGTATATCGTGTATGGTCACCACTGGTGGTACCAATTTAAAGGATGATATCTTAAGATTAAATGAAAACGTGCATATCTTAGTAGGTACTCCAGGTCGAGTATTGGATTTAGCTTCAAGAAAATTAGCGGACTTGAGTGACTGTTCTCTTTTTGTTATGGATGAAGCTGATAAAATGTTATCTCGTGATTTCAAGACAATTATTGAACaaattctgatttttttaccCAAAAGTCACCaatcattattattcaGTGCAACATTTCCAATAACTGTTAAAGAATTCATGGTCAAGCATCTTCATAAACCTTATGAGATAAATTTAATGGAAGAATTAACTCTGAAGGGTATTACACAATATTACGCGTTTGTcgaagaaaaacaaaaattaCACTGTTTAAAtacattattttcaaaattacAAATTAATCAAGCAATTATATTTTGCAATTCCACAAATCGTGTTGAGCTTTTagctaaaaaaattacagATCTAGGTTATTCATGTTATTATTCGCATGCAAGGATGAGACAACAGGAGAGAAATAAGGTCTTTCATGAATTTCGTCAAGGTAAAGTTCGTACTTTGGTTTGCTCGGATTTACTCACGCGTGGTATCGATATTCAAGCGGTTAATGTTGTCATTAACTTTGATTTTCCAAAAACTGCGGAAACATATTTGCATAGAATTGGTAGATCTGGTAGATTTGGCCACTTAGGTTTAGCGATTAATCTGATCAATTGGAACGATCGATTCAATTTGTATAAGATTGAACAGGAATTGGGAACTGAAATTGCCGCTATTCCAGCAACAATCGACAAATCGTTGTATGTTGCTGAAGACTCTTCGGCAGTTCCTGTACCCTTTCCAATTCAACAACAGCCCAACCCGcttcaacagcaattgCCTGTACAATATCAAATTCCTCCGCAGCAGTTTCCAGTAAGTGGAGGTCCTCAGCAAGGTATGCCACCTCAGATGCAGCCTCATTTTACTGCTCAGCCACAGTTTTAATGACTCGAATGGTGGccgatttttttttctctgcCTCCTAATCCCTAATTTCTGAGTTGTGAGCCGAGTATTTCAGCTGCATATCCGCTAATTTTTCTAAACTGATATTTCAATGATTGTCGACATTTTTCcgttttttatttttatttgcctgcaatcaattttttccattttgtATTCAATTCTATTACCGCCATATCGACCTGTAACTCCAGATTTTTCTCTATTAACAATCTCATCGTGGAATATTTCTGCGTGTCaactttcttctctttctggcatcttttgaaataaataatattCCACTCTTTTGCATTGACCACTTTCAATGCAGATacaagaaaatatttcaatttgcCATATGAAAAACTGCTTTGATTTCAATCACCTTAAAAAACCCAGTTATTTCCTATCTAAAAATTACCAAACGTTCTTAATTGAACAAATTATTTTGGAGTAAGATTACGGTGTCTTCTACGTTTATgccttttttgattttttttctagatGACAAGCCTCGCTATTCGACCACCTTGTTATGTGctatatttttttagatttttAGGCATCAAATAgtaaaataaataataaCTTTATCCGCACCAAATTCTTAAGGTTATTCTTGATATCGCGGAAATCTCGCTTTCATAAGATTGGAAAATAACTTAACAAACCTCTAATAAAAGACAcgaatttcaaatcagcCGCATACACATTGAGTGGTGATTGTGTGAGTGCAATTCGATTAGTATGAGTACAATTGATAGTGGTACACAGCGTAAGCTGATTTATTCAGCATTTGAATATCTCAGCAAGGAGATAAATGAgcattttgaagataaagaagCATTTCAACCACGTACTTTGATCGTTTGTGGTTCAGGTTTAGGGGGGATTTCTAATCGGTTATCATCTGACCCTAACCCACTGACTATCCCTTATGGCACTATTCCAGGCTTCAAGTCAAGCACAGTTGCTGGTCACTCTGGTACTCTTGTTTTTGGAATGATGAATAACACACCAGTCGTTTTGATGAATGGACGTTTGCATAGTTACGAAGGacattctttctttgacgTCAGTTTTCCAATAAGGGTTTTGCATAATTTTAATTCTGTGAGAACATTGATTGTAACTAATGCGGCTGGTGGCTTAAATGACTCGTTTGCACCTTGTGATCTGATGTGTATATCTGATCATATCAACTTTCCTGGATTTGCAGGCAACCATCCCTTGAGAGGACCAAatcttgatgaaattggCCCGCGTTTCTTACCGATGAGTGACGCATACGATTTAGAATTGAGAAAGTTgttattcaaaaagaagacAGAACTGGGGTTGAAGAGAGCATTGCATGAGGGTACCTATATTTATGTGTCCGGCCCAACTTTTGAGACCAGAGCTGAAAGTCGTATGCTTCGCATGTTAGGAGCAGATGCTGTTGGTATGAGTACAGTTCCTGAGGTCACTGTCGCTCGCCATTGTGGATGGCGAGTCCTTGCACTAAGTCTAATAACGAACAACTGCGTGTTAGCTGCAGCACCCAGTGCTCTCGATGAGAATCCAGCTGCAATGGATGAAGGTATCGCTTCTCATGAAGAGGTTTTAGAAAACGGCAGGAAGGCATCACAAGATGTTGAAAGACtaattgaagaaatcgtTGCTGATATATAAGTAGTCAAGCATGTATTTACTATTTAACTATTCTTAATGTGAATTATACATTTTGTCCGAGAGCTGGTCAGCGAATTCAAGTTGGTAGGacaactgaaaaattacaataTATTTCTCGAATCTATTGGAATCAAATATGTGCATTTAATTTACTCTTGAACTTCACCTGCAGGCTCCCACTTTCCTTCAAGGTCTTCTTTCCAAAGGGTAACTTTATTATCACCTCCAGATAAGGCTAAGATGTTTCCGGATAATGACCAACTTGCTCTCCATAATACATCAGggaatttttcattttgaagcaGTGTCTTTGTCCATTTATCGTCTTTTTCCTCCTTCGACCAGATGATACATGTGCGGTCTTGGGATACTGTGGCTATATAGCAACGAAGCAAAACAGATGGTGACCATGCAACATCCCTTACCCAATCAGTGTGACCCTCCAATGTATCCTCTAAAGTGACACTCTGTGATTCAGAATTATATTTCCAAACTTTCACCAGATTATCAGCTCCACCGGTGACGAATCTGCGTGTTTGGTTAGAAACACCACCCTCGGGCATTACTGAAGGTGCCCAGCTTGCAGCGTTTACACCAATAGCATGTGCTTCGATTACAACTGGTGCCGTTGTACCATTGTCCTTAAATTCAACTACTGACACTTTTCCATCAGATGATGCCGCTAAAATCAAAGCCCCATACTCATGAGGTGCCCATTGGACTGAATTGACTGATGCTGAATGGACAGCATGAACAGCAATCTGAGCCCATTTACCattctcttctttccaaattaGCACTTTACCGTCATACGAGCACGAAGCCAAAATAGTCCCAAATTTGGGATGAGCCCAATCAACTCTCCAAATAGGCCCCTCGTGCCCGCTCAATGTCTCCACTAATTTATGATTCTCACCCTCcacttcaaatatttt
This Zygotorulaspora mrakii chromosome 5, complete sequence DNA region includes the following protein-coding sequences:
- the PNP1 gene encoding purine-nucleoside phosphorylase (similar to Saccharomyces cerevisiae PNP1 (YLR209C); ancestral locus Anc_7.337); its protein translation is MSTIDSGTQRKLIYSAFEYLSKEINEHFEDKEAFQPRTLIVCGSGLGGISNRLSSDPNPLTIPYGTIPGFKSSTVAGHSGTLVFGMMNNTPVVLMNGRLHSYEGHSFFDVSFPIRVLHNFNSVRTLIVTNAAGGLNDSFAPCDLMCISDHINFPGFAGNHPLRGPNLDEIGPRFLPMSDAYDLELRKLLFKKKTELGLKRALHEGTYIYVSGPTFETRAESRMLRMLGADAVGMSTVPEVTVARHCGWRVLALSLITNNCVLAAAPSALDENPAAMDEGIASHEEVLENGRKASQDVERLIEEIVADI
- the DHH1 gene encoding DExD/H-box ATP-dependent RNA helicase DHH1 (similar to Saccharomyces cerevisiae DHH1 (YDL160C); ancestral locus Anc_7.336), whose protein sequence is MSDDQSWKNELNIPKKDTRPQTEDVLNTKGNSFEDFYLKRELLMGIFEAGFEKPSPIQEEAIPVAIAGRDILARAKNGTGKTAAFVVPTLEKVKPGVNKIQALIMVPTRELALQTSQVVRTLGKHCGISCMVTTGGTNLKDDILRLNENVHILVGTPGRVLDLASRKLADLSDCSLFVMDEADKMLSRDFKTIIEQILIFLPKSHQSLLFSATFPITVKEFMVKHLHKPYEINLMEELTLKGITQYYAFVEEKQKLHCLNTLFSKLQINQAIIFCNSTNRVELLAKKITDLGYSCYYSHARMRQQERNKVFHEFRQGKVRTLVCSDLLTRGIDIQAVNVVINFDFPKTAETYLHRIGRSGRFGHLGLAINLINWNDRFNLYKIEQELGTEIAAIPATIDKSLYVAEDSSAVPVPFPIQQQPNPLQQQLPVQYQIPPQQFPVSGGPQQGMPPQMQPHFTAQPQF
- the SEC13 gene encoding GTPase-activating protein SEC13 (similar to Saccharomyces cerevisiae SEC13 (YLR208W); ancestral locus Anc_7.338); translation: MPTITNAHNDLIHDAVLDYYGKRLATCSSDKTIKIFEVEGENHKLVETLSGHEGPIWRVDWAHPKFGTILASCSYDGKVLIWKEENGKWAQIAVHAVHSASVNSVQWAPHEYGALILAASSDGKVSVVEFKDNGTTAPVVIEAHAIGVNAASWAPSVMPEGGVSNQTRRFVTGGADNLVKVWKYNSESQSVTLEDTLEGHTDWVRDVAWSPSVLLRCYIATVSQDRTCIIWSKEEKDDKWTKTLLQNEKFPDVLWRASWSLSGNILALSGGDNKVTLWKEDLEGKWEPAGEVQE